A stretch of the Clostridiales bacterium genome encodes the following:
- the ugpC gene encoding sn-glycerol-3-phosphate ABC transporter ATP-binding protein UgpC, with amino-acid sequence MASVKLTDVKKVYDNKVTAVHDFNLDIKDKEFIVFVGPSGCGKSTTLRMVAGLEDISGGTVEIDGEVVNDLQPKDRDIAMVFQNYALYPHMTVYDNIAFSLRLKKMPEDEIFERVTNAAEILGITEYLTRKPRALSGGQRQRVAIGRAMVRNAKVFLMDEPLSNLDAKLRNQMRAEIILLRQKLDTTFIYVTHDQTEAMTLGDRIVIMKDGFIEQVGTPQEVFDTPVNLFVAGFIGSPQMNFLKAKLVQDGESYAVDVLDVRIPLNEDQNAVLAAKKVTSRDIILGVRPEHTTVLFQQAENAIECTINVNEMMGSELHLHLTSAHDDKIIVRLPTVDLTNEQRHSLSYGNKMFITFPAKVMHLFDPETERSLIDG; translated from the coding sequence ATGGCAAGCGTCAAACTGACAGATGTCAAGAAAGTATATGACAACAAGGTAACGGCGGTCCACGATTTCAACCTGGATATCAAGGACAAGGAATTCATCGTGTTTGTCGGTCCGTCCGGATGCGGAAAATCCACCACGCTGCGCATGGTGGCCGGCCTGGAGGATATTTCCGGCGGTACGGTGGAAATTGACGGCGAGGTTGTGAACGACCTGCAGCCGAAGGACCGCGATATCGCGATGGTATTCCAGAACTACGCGCTGTATCCGCACATGACGGTGTATGACAACATCGCCTTCAGCCTGCGGCTGAAGAAGATGCCGGAGGATGAAATTTTCGAGCGGGTGACCAACGCCGCGGAGATCCTGGGCATTACCGAGTACCTGACCCGAAAGCCCCGGGCCCTGTCCGGCGGCCAGCGCCAGCGCGTGGCCATCGGCCGCGCCATGGTCCGGAACGCCAAGGTGTTCCTGATGGACGAACCGCTGAGCAACCTGGACGCCAAACTGCGGAACCAGATGCGCGCGGAAATCATCCTGCTGCGGCAGAAGCTGGACACCACGTTCATCTACGTCACCCATGACCAGACGGAAGCCATGACCCTGGGCGACCGGATCGTTATTATGAAAGACGGCTTTATCGAACAGGTCGGAACGCCCCAGGAGGTGTTCGACACCCCGGTGAACCTCTTCGTGGCCGGCTTCATCGGCAGCCCGCAGATGAACTTCCTGAAGGCCAAGCTTGTCCAGGACGGCGAAAGCTATGCCGTGGACGTGCTGGACGTACGGATTCCGCTGAACGAAGACCAGAACGCGGTGCTGGCCGCCAAGAAGGTGACCTCCCGGGATATTATCCTGGGTGTGCGCCCCGAGCATACGACCGTGCTGTTCCAGCAGGCGGAGAATGCCATCGAGTGCACGATCAACGTGAATGAAATGATGGGCAGCGAGCTGCACCTGCACCTGACCAGCGCGCACGATGACAAGATCATCGTCCGGCTGCCCACGGTGGACCTGACGAATGAACAGCGTCACAGCCTGTCGTACGGCAACAAGATGTTCATTACCTTCCCGGCGAAGGTGATGCACCTGTTTGATCCGGAAACGGAGCGGAGCCTGATTGACGGGTAA
- a CDS encoding sugar ABC transporter permease, with the protein MKQYSDLEYLRLSKGGKLLYKLGRFFTGIPRAVGNVFLKLWDLLKKGGQGIGRECADIASTFAHGDWKTKISYFIMGFGNIARGQVLRGLLFLLFEAVFIFFMVNSGAYWLSMLPSLGKQGPTEEYNFVLDTYTTKYHDNSFQILLYGVLTIFFIIAFIYTWRVNVRQNKIAEQILKSGKKLKSGKDDLRSIVDDQFHKTLLALPLTGILIFTVLPILFMILVAFTNYDGTHNGYTNSLFTWVGLDNFNTLLSWEGGAGGTQSYAATFGEVLLWTLIWAFFATFTNYFLGMFVAMAINKKGIKFKKGWRTILVMTIAIPQFISLLYVSKMFAKNGIVNGFLMDMGWIQTALPFWEDATWARITVILINIWIGIPYLMLITTGILMNIPADLYESARIDGASGWQQYRKITLPYMLFVTGPYLLTSFTGNINNFNVIYLLTGGAPTNPAASSAAGTVGYTDLLITWLFKITTGAESQYYLASVIGILVFVVIAVISLVVYNLMPSIKNEEDFR; encoded by the coding sequence ATGAAGCAATACAGTGACCTCGAGTACCTGAGGCTGTCCAAGGGGGGCAAGCTTCTGTACAAACTGGGCCGGTTTTTCACCGGCATTCCCCGCGCGGTCGGCAATGTGTTCCTGAAGCTCTGGGACCTGCTGAAGAAGGGCGGACAGGGGATCGGCCGCGAATGCGCCGATATCGCCTCAACCTTTGCCCACGGAGACTGGAAGACCAAGATCTCCTATTTCATTATGGGATTCGGCAACATCGCCCGCGGGCAGGTCCTGCGGGGACTGCTGTTCCTGCTGTTTGAAGCGGTGTTCATCTTCTTCATGGTCAATTCGGGCGCATACTGGCTGAGCATGCTGCCTTCCCTGGGCAAGCAGGGCCCCACGGAGGAATATAACTTTGTCCTGGATACCTACACCACCAAGTACCATGACAATTCCTTCCAGATCCTGCTGTACGGCGTGCTGACGATCTTCTTCATCATCGCGTTCATCTACACCTGGCGGGTGAATGTCCGGCAGAACAAGATCGCCGAACAGATCCTGAAATCCGGCAAAAAGCTGAAGAGCGGGAAGGATGACCTGCGCAGCATCGTGGACGACCAGTTCCACAAGACGCTGCTGGCCCTGCCGCTGACCGGCATCCTGATCTTCACCGTGCTGCCGATCCTGTTTATGATCCTGGTGGCGTTCACCAACTATGACGGCACGCACAACGGCTATACCAACAGCCTGTTCACCTGGGTGGGCCTGGACAACTTCAATACCCTGCTCTCCTGGGAAGGCGGCGCCGGAGGCACGCAGTCCTACGCGGCGACTTTCGGCGAAGTGCTCCTGTGGACGCTGATCTGGGCATTCTTCGCGACCTTCACCAACTATTTCCTGGGCATGTTTGTGGCCATGGCCATCAACAAGAAGGGGATTAAGTTCAAGAAGGGCTGGCGGACGATCCTGGTCATGACGATCGCGATTCCGCAGTTCATCTCCCTGCTGTACGTCAGCAAGATGTTCGCCAAGAACGGCATTGTGAACGGGTTCCTGATGGATATGGGGTGGATCCAGACCGCGCTTCCCTTCTGGGAGGACGCCACCTGGGCGCGGATCACCGTTATCCTGATCAATATCTGGATCGGTATCCCGTACCTGATGCTGATCACGACCGGTATCCTGATGAACATCCCCGCGGACCTGTACGAATCCGCCCGGATTGACGGCGCCAGCGGATGGCAGCAGTACCGGAAGATTACGCTGCCGTATATGCTGTTTGTAACCGGGCCGTACCTGCTGACCAGCTTTACCGGCAACATCAACAACTTCAACGTGATTTACCTGCTGACGGGCGGTGCGCCGACGAATCCGGCCGCGTCCTCCGCGGCAGGCACGGTCGGCTACACGGACCTGCTGATTACCTGGCTGTTCAAGATCACCACCGGCGCCGAGTCCCAGTATTACCTTGCGTCCGTAATCGGTATTCTGGTGTTCGTGGTCATCGCGGTGATCTCCCTGGTGGTCTATAATCTGATGCCCAGCATCAAGAATGAGGAGGATTTCCGCTGA
- a CDS encoding peptide ABC transporter substrate-binding protein encodes MKKLIALLMALCMILGVASVSAEDVAYERAEDEEIYLELLGDYDELMKAAKAAPTNDERFVLYAQAEAALLDSAVMVPNTTQGGAYTISRIAPRTVPYVQWGNDDDRLFGLVISDEFLTPDERADLLAEWSKAVAGEGTYDPAAYLTGKGHTLQSDYKLTFATAPVTLDWLNTSSQSDTEITVNCVDGLVQYNNLNQLCPAMAESWEVSDDGSVYTFHIREGAKWFTSEGEEYADVTAGDFVAGFHHMLDAKAGLEWLVEGVVKGAAEYLAGGSFDEVGYEAVDDQTLVITLEGDIPYFMTMLTYSCFLPICEDWYLSHGGVYGAEEYQAAFADTEAYTFGKNTDVASQVYSGPFLLKKLNPDSEIVVEKNPNYYRADEVTINSITWIYDNGENMKAFYDDVVSGVYAGSGLTEASGTLKMAKDDGNFDKYAYVSDTTSTTYFGGMNVNRGTFALESGAAASPKTEQQKIDTHNALMNKSFRKALAHAWDRATVNATSRGEDLKLANIRNMYTHPEFVSLENATTDADGHEFAAGTFYGEMVQYYLDQMGGEIKVADAIDGWYNADLAKDYLAKAKEELGDSVTWPITIDIVYYSASEGNTAQAQVSKQTIEETLGAENVVVNLVETTTSADFYACGYRAASGEAGNFDFFYGSGWGPDYGDPSTYLDTFGVNGYMLKVIGVDY; translated from the coding sequence ATGAAGAAACTGATTGCCCTGTTGATGGCTCTCTGCATGATTCTGGGTGTCGCCTCCGTTTCCGCAGAAGATGTGGCTTACGAACGCGCCGAAGATGAAGAGATCTATCTCGAACTGCTGGGTGACTATGACGAGCTGATGAAGGCCGCCAAAGCCGCTCCGACCAACGATGAACGGTTCGTCCTGTATGCGCAGGCGGAAGCCGCGCTGCTCGACAGCGCCGTGATGGTTCCGAATACCACCCAGGGTGGTGCCTACACCATCAGCCGCATCGCTCCCCGTACCGTTCCCTACGTCCAGTGGGGCAATGACGATGACCGCCTGTTCGGCCTGGTCATCTCCGATGAGTTCCTGACCCCCGACGAGCGGGCTGACCTGCTTGCCGAGTGGAGCAAAGCCGTTGCCGGCGAAGGAACCTATGATCCTGCCGCTTACCTGACCGGCAAGGGCCATACCCTCCAGAGCGATTACAAGCTGACCTTCGCCACCGCTCCGGTTACCCTGGACTGGCTGAACACCTCCTCCCAGAGCGATACCGAAATCACCGTGAACTGCGTGGACGGCCTGGTGCAGTACAACAACCTGAACCAGCTGTGCCCCGCCATGGCGGAGTCCTGGGAAGTCAGCGATGACGGTTCCGTTTACACATTCCACATCCGGGAAGGCGCCAAGTGGTTCACCTCCGAAGGCGAAGAATACGCCGACGTGACCGCGGGCGACTTCGTTGCCGGGTTCCATCACATGCTGGACGCCAAGGCCGGCCTCGAGTGGCTGGTTGAAGGCGTTGTGAAGGGCGCTGCCGAATACCTGGCGGGCGGTTCCTTCGACGAAGTCGGTTATGAAGCTGTTGATGACCAGACCCTGGTGATCACGCTGGAGGGAGACATCCCCTACTTCATGACCATGCTGACCTACAGCTGCTTCCTGCCGATCTGCGAAGACTGGTACCTGAGCCACGGCGGCGTCTATGGCGCTGAGGAATATCAGGCTGCTTTCGCCGATACCGAAGCCTACACCTTCGGCAAGAACACCGACGTGGCCTCCCAGGTCTACAGCGGCCCGTTCCTCCTCAAGAAGCTGAATCCCGATTCCGAAATCGTTGTTGAGAAGAACCCGAACTACTACCGTGCGGACGAGGTGACGATCAACAGCATCACCTGGATCTACGACAACGGTGAGAACATGAAGGCGTTCTACGATGACGTTGTGAGCGGTGTGTACGCCGGCAGCGGCCTGACCGAGGCGAGCGGCACCCTGAAGATGGCCAAGGACGACGGCAACTTCGACAAGTATGCCTACGTTTCCGACACCACCTCCACCACCTACTTCGGCGGCATGAACGTCAACCGCGGCACCTTCGCCCTGGAGAGCGGCGCGGCTGCTTCTCCCAAGACCGAGCAGCAGAAGATTGACACGCACAATGCCCTGATGAACAAGAGCTTCCGGAAAGCCCTGGCCCATGCGTGGGACCGCGCGACCGTGAATGCCACCAGCCGCGGTGAAGACCTGAAGCTGGCCAACATCCGGAACATGTATACCCACCCCGAGTTCGTCTCCCTGGAGAACGCCACGACGGATGCGGACGGCCATGAATTTGCGGCCGGCACCTTCTACGGCGAGATGGTTCAGTACTATCTGGATCAGATGGGCGGCGAAATCAAGGTTGCGGACGCCATCGACGGCTGGTACAACGCGGACCTCGCCAAGGACTACCTGGCCAAGGCCAAGGAAGAACTGGGCGACAGCGTGACCTGGCCGATCACCATCGACATCGTGTACTATTCCGCTTCCGAAGGCAACACCGCTCAGGCGCAGGTCTCCAAGCAGACCATCGAGGAAACCCTCGGTGCCGAGAACGTGGTTGTGAACCTGGTTGAGACCACCACTTCCGCGGACTTCTACGCCTGCGGATACCGCGCGGCGTCCGGTGAAGCCGGCAACTTCGACTTCTTCTACGGATCCGGCTGGGGCCCCGACTACGGCGATCCTTCCACCTATCTGGATACGTTCGGCGTGAATGGCTACATGCTGAAGGTTATCGGTGTGGACTATTAA
- a CDS encoding sugar ABC transporter permease, with product MGLRTSRAISNTAIHILLIAISIIWLIPFVCIVLQSFRVESTGQVGYVLPKVWGFDNYTRLFSTDFTRWYTNTFIAALITALIQTVIVLCMSYTLSRFRFKMRKPLMRFMLILGMFPGMLSMIILYRVLKDLGLTQANATPGLILVYVASSGMGYYVSKGFFDTIPTSLDEAARVDGATRAQILYKIILPLSKPIVIYTILTAFMGPWGDYVFARYISFGTSAGKNVAVGLYDWLNRDSIANNYTMFCAGGVLVALPVTILFLFLQKYYVEGVTGGAVKG from the coding sequence ATGGGACTGCGGACCTCCCGTGCGATTTCCAACACCGCCATCCATATTCTGCTGATTGCGATCAGCATCATCTGGCTGATCCCGTTTGTCTGCATCGTGCTGCAATCCTTCCGTGTGGAGAGCACCGGCCAGGTCGGCTACGTGCTGCCGAAGGTGTGGGGTTTTGACAACTATACGCGGCTGTTCTCAACGGACTTTACGCGGTGGTATACCAACACCTTCATCGCGGCGCTGATCACCGCCCTGATCCAGACGGTGATCGTGCTGTGCATGAGCTATACGCTGTCCCGGTTCCGCTTCAAAATGCGGAAACCCCTGATGCGGTTCATGCTGATCCTGGGCATGTTCCCCGGAATGCTTTCCATGATCATCCTGTACCGGGTGCTGAAGGACCTGGGGCTGACCCAGGCGAACGCGACGCCCGGCCTGATCCTGGTTTATGTGGCATCCTCCGGTATGGGATACTACGTGTCCAAAGGCTTCTTTGACACGATTCCCACCTCGCTGGATGAGGCGGCCCGCGTGGACGGCGCGACCCGTGCCCAGATTCTTTACAAAATCATCCTTCCGCTCTCCAAGCCCATCGTCATCTATACGATCCTGACCGCGTTCATGGGCCCCTGGGGCGACTACGTATTTGCCCGGTACATATCCTTCGGTACGTCCGCGGGCAAGAACGTGGCGGTCGGCCTGTATGACTGGCTGAACCGGGACTCGATCGCCAACAACTATACGATGTTCTGCGCAGGCGGCGTGCTGGTAGCCCTTCCGGTTACCATCCTGTTCCTGTTCCTGCAGAAGTACTATGTTGAAGGCGTTACCGGCGGTGCGGTAAAAGGTTAA
- a CDS encoding glycosyl hydrolase 53 family protein, whose translation MTGKALFSMFLLLSLLLALPMAAGAEEDSPLYVKKVENLPDDFIFGMDVSSVLAEEASGVAYYGFDGQPADLFRVLADNGINYIRVRVWNDPFDSQGRGFGGGNCDIRTAAEIGKRAAAAGQKLLVDFHYSDFWADPGKQMVPRAWKGMEIEEKREAAFAFTRDCMAQLKEAGADVGMVQVGNETNGALAGEKTWMNIAYIMDAGARAVREIYPDALIAVHFANPENPDSYRTYAKKLDYYEKNGLIHYDVFATSYYPYWHGTLENLSAIMTEIGETYGKKVMVMETSYAYTGEDTDFFGNTVGDGGGITKDYPFTVQGQANSVRNITDTVVNGMKDGIGVCYWEGAWIAVGTDSWEENHEKWEKYGSGWASSYAAAYDPGDAGKYYGGSAVDNQAFFDAEGRPLESLKVFRLMRDGNAAELRADALEEPSVVCDLAMPLELPETVNAVMTDNSRQPVPVTWNLTAEQDRTMHESGPARYEIAGEAGGMPARCYVSMIEYNYLADYSFEEGGSAWVITDLKKADELYIEDKKNDSLTGTKHMHFWSAARDSVEFTLEQAVDSLPEGNFRFSASIMGGDCGDTDIYAYVKVNGEIIARSEPMAITGYAQWDTKSTPAFAHSAGDEVTVGVYVKCSGSGNGAWGKIDDAMLNSVQ comes from the coding sequence ATGACCGGAAAAGCCCTGTTTTCCATGTTCCTGCTGCTTTCCCTGCTGCTGGCGCTCCCCATGGCAGCCGGCGCGGAGGAAGACAGTCCGCTGTATGTGAAGAAGGTGGAAAACCTGCCGGATGATTTTATTTTCGGCATGGACGTTTCCAGCGTGCTTGCCGAGGAAGCCAGCGGGGTTGCCTATTATGGGTTTGACGGGCAGCCGGCGGATCTTTTCCGGGTGCTGGCGGACAACGGCATCAACTATATCCGGGTGCGGGTGTGGAACGATCCCTTTGACAGCCAGGGCCGCGGATTCGGCGGCGGCAACTGCGATATCCGCACGGCGGCGGAGATCGGAAAACGCGCGGCTGCGGCGGGGCAGAAGCTGCTGGTGGATTTCCACTATTCCGACTTCTGGGCGGATCCCGGAAAGCAGATGGTTCCGCGCGCCTGGAAGGGCATGGAAATTGAGGAAAAGCGGGAAGCGGCGTTTGCGTTCACCCGGGACTGCATGGCGCAGCTGAAGGAGGCCGGCGCGGACGTGGGCATGGTCCAGGTCGGCAACGAAACCAACGGCGCGCTGGCCGGGGAAAAAACCTGGATGAATATCGCGTATATCATGGACGCCGGCGCCCGGGCCGTCCGGGAGATCTATCCGGACGCGCTGATCGCGGTGCACTTTGCCAATCCCGAGAATCCGGACAGCTACCGCACGTACGCCAAAAAACTGGATTACTACGAGAAAAACGGGCTGATCCATTACGACGTGTTTGCCACGTCCTATTATCCCTACTGGCACGGCACGCTGGAGAACCTGTCCGCCATCATGACGGAAATCGGGGAAACATACGGCAAAAAGGTCATGGTGATGGAGACGTCCTACGCGTATACCGGGGAGGATACGGATTTCTTCGGCAACACGGTGGGCGACGGCGGCGGGATCACGAAGGATTACCCGTTCACGGTGCAGGGACAGGCCAATTCCGTGCGGAACATTACGGATACCGTGGTCAACGGCATGAAGGACGGGATCGGGGTCTGCTACTGGGAAGGCGCGTGGATTGCCGTCGGGACGGACAGCTGGGAGGAAAACCACGAAAAGTGGGAGAAGTACGGTTCCGGCTGGGCTTCCAGCTATGCTGCGGCATACGATCCCGGTGACGCGGGGAAATACTACGGCGGAAGCGCTGTGGACAACCAGGCGTTCTTTGACGCGGAAGGCCGCCCGCTGGAATCCCTGAAGGTGTTCCGGCTGATGCGGGACGGCAATGCGGCGGAGCTCCGGGCGGACGCGCTGGAGGAGCCTTCGGTGGTGTGCGACCTGGCGATGCCGCTGGAGCTGCCTGAAACCGTCAATGCCGTGATGACAGACAACAGCCGCCAGCCGGTTCCGGTGACCTGGAACCTGACGGCCGAACAGGACCGGACCATGCATGAATCCGGCCCGGCCCGGTATGAGATTGCGGGCGAGGCGGGTGGCATGCCGGCCCGGTGCTATGTTTCCATGATCGAATACAATTACCTGGCGGATTACAGCTTTGAGGAAGGCGGTTCCGCATGGGTGATCACCGACCTGAAGAAGGCGGATGAGCTGTATATTGAGGACAAAAAGAACGATTCCCTGACGGGAACGAAGCATATGCATTTCTGGAGCGCCGCGCGGGACAGCGTGGAGTTTACGCTGGAACAGGCGGTGGACAGCCTGCCGGAGGGGAATTTCCGCTTCTCGGCGTCCATTATGGGCGGCGACTGCGGGGATACGGATATCTATGCCTATGTGAAGGTGAACGGGGAAATCATCGCCCGGTCCGAACCGATGGCGATTACCGGATACGCGCAGTGGGATACAAAATCCACCCCGGCGTTTGCCCATTCCGCGGGGGATGAGGTGACGGTCGGCGTTTACGTAAAATGTTCGGGAAGCGGAAACGGCGCATGGGGAAAAATAGACGATGCCATGCTGAATTCTGTGCAGTAA
- a CDS encoding sugar phosphate isomerase/epimerase, translating into MRLGGTVTGQYSSVPEWEELLVRSRFRAVTAPFSCRTPEKEITAYMEAAARHDVRIAEIGVWKNTMDPDPAAAAEAMAYAKGQLALADRLGIPCCVNIVGTESAAGWDAADRSNFLPETYDRIISQIREILDEMNPSRAFYCIEPMPWMVPDGPDEYLQLIRDVDRPQFGAHMDFVNMINCPRRYLAPEAFIEECFRKLGPYIRSTHIKDTRMHPTNLTALLEECSPGEGTLHYGEILRILDRYLAPEAPVLLEHMQTEEAYRKAYDYVAGKAAETGIRI; encoded by the coding sequence ATGCGGCTGGGCGGAACGGTTACCGGACAATATTCCTCTGTTCCGGAATGGGAGGAGCTGCTGGTGCGGTCCCGGTTCCGGGCGGTGACGGCCCCCTTCAGCTGCCGGACACCGGAAAAGGAAATCACGGCCTATATGGAAGCGGCGGCAAGGCATGACGTGCGGATCGCGGAAATCGGCGTATGGAAAAATACGATGGATCCGGATCCGGCGGCCGCAGCGGAGGCGATGGCCTATGCCAAAGGCCAGCTGGCGCTGGCCGACCGGCTGGGGATTCCGTGCTGCGTGAATATCGTCGGAACTGAGAGCGCAGCCGGCTGGGACGCAGCGGACCGGAGCAATTTCCTGCCGGAAACGTATGACCGGATTATCAGCCAGATCCGGGAGATCCTGGATGAGATGAATCCGTCCCGGGCGTTTTACTGCATTGAACCCATGCCCTGGATGGTGCCGGACGGTCCGGATGAATACCTGCAGCTGATCCGGGACGTGGACCGGCCGCAGTTCGGCGCCCATATGGACTTTGTGAACATGATCAACTGCCCGAGAAGGTATCTCGCGCCGGAAGCGTTCATCGAGGAATGCTTCCGGAAGCTGGGGCCGTATATCCGGAGTACGCATATCAAGGACACCCGGATGCACCCGACGAACCTGACCGCCCTGCTGGAGGAATGTTCTCCCGGGGAGGGAACGCTGCACTACGGGGAAATCCTGCGGATCCTGGACCGCTACCTGGCGCCGGAAGCGCCGGTGCTGCTGGAGCACATGCAGACCGAAGAAGCGTACCGGAAAGCCTATGATTATGTCGCCGGAAAGGCTGCCGAAACGGGTATCCGGATCTGA
- a CDS encoding CvpA family protein encodes MNLVDWIIAGIVGVSVLIGLYRGFIASVASMGGSLVSLGASYWLTPKLVEYLQQHTGLASTLETYLDARTRLDTTTAGQSVAGLSSGSISDILGKVGLPAPLDTLLKTNLENQVFNAGQNVGEYVRQTIVGAAMNVICFVVCFIVLMLLFHIIINLLKAIFKFPVLKQLNSVAGGAFGLLRGALLCFVAFALLPLIQAMVPLEEVNRLISESTLAPMFNSTNLILSIMNGRL; translated from the coding sequence ATGAACTTAGTGGACTGGATTATCGCGGGTATTGTCGGGGTGAGCGTCCTGATCGGCCTGTACCGGGGATTTATCGCTTCGGTAGCCAGCATGGGCGGCTCTCTGGTATCCCTGGGCGCAAGCTACTGGCTGACGCCGAAACTGGTCGAATACCTGCAGCAGCACACCGGCCTGGCTTCCACGCTGGAAACGTACCTGGACGCGCGGACGCGCCTGGATACCACCACAGCCGGGCAGTCCGTGGCCGGGCTTTCCTCCGGCTCGATTTCCGATATCCTGGGCAAGGTCGGCCTGCCGGCCCCGCTGGACACCCTGCTGAAAACCAACCTGGAGAACCAGGTGTTCAATGCCGGGCAGAACGTCGGTGAATATGTGCGGCAGACGATCGTCGGCGCGGCCATGAACGTGATCTGCTTTGTGGTCTGCTTTATCGTGCTGATGCTCCTGTTCCATATCATCATCAACCTGCTGAAGGCCATTTTCAAATTCCCGGTCCTCAAACAGTTGAATTCCGTGGCCGGCGGCGCCTTCGGGCTGCTGCGCGGCGCGCTGCTCTGCTTTGTTGCCTTCGCGCTGCTGCCGCTGATCCAGGCGATGGTGCCGCTGGAGGAAGTGAACAGGCTGATCAGCGAGAGCACGCTGGCCCCGATGTTCAACAGTACCAACCTGATTCTTTCCATCATGAACGGACGGCTGTAG
- a CDS encoding extracellular solute-binding protein has protein sequence MKKLFAIVLALALALSVCATAMASEIAGTYDITVWVAEKAVELTKQQIENFNKTNELGITFNATVEAVSEADSATQMITDVEAGGDIFCFAQDQFARLVQAGALAKLGARASETVTAENDAGTVAAATSGDQLYAYPLTSDNGYFMYYDKSIIPEEDVDSLEKLIADCEAAQKYFAFEMQSSAWYNASFFFATGCKSEWTTDNDGNFISVNDTFNSPAGLIAVKGMKKLVDSPFHLSSSQGSEFASNAAIVVTGTWSFEEIKGILGDNMGVTDLPSFEVDGQEYHLGSFNGCKLMGVKPQVDAVKGAAVAQLALYLTNFDCQMERFNALAWGPSNVKAQADEAVQANPGLAALLKQAPYSVPQGQIHGSWWDIAKVISDDVKEAEDEAGLQAALDNYYNKIASLFTLDNNALLFVGAWNGWNNADDTDTYYLKDGAVTLEVPQSDYMGGRIVNPGKWDSDKGFLQVTEGKELIQDLGEDIGDNNIVFLAPGTYTVTWDGAAITIAQN, from the coding sequence ATGAAAAAGTTGTTTGCCATCGTTCTGGCCCTTGCTCTGGCGCTGTCCGTCTGCGCGACTGCCATGGCCAGCGAAATCGCCGGCACCTACGACATCACCGTATGGGTGGCCGAGAAGGCGGTTGAACTGACCAAACAGCAGATCGAAAACTTCAACAAGACCAATGAACTGGGCATTACCTTCAACGCCACCGTGGAAGCGGTTTCCGAAGCGGATTCCGCCACCCAGATGATTACGGACGTTGAAGCCGGCGGCGACATCTTCTGCTTCGCGCAGGACCAGTTCGCCCGTCTGGTGCAGGCCGGAGCGCTGGCCAAGCTGGGCGCCCGGGCTTCCGAGACCGTGACGGCCGAGAACGATGCCGGTACCGTTGCTGCCGCCACCTCCGGTGACCAGCTGTACGCGTATCCGCTGACTTCCGACAACGGCTACTTCATGTACTACGACAAGAGCATCATCCCGGAAGAGGATGTGGACTCCCTCGAGAAGCTGATCGCGGACTGCGAAGCGGCCCAGAAGTACTTCGCGTTTGAAATGCAGTCCTCTGCCTGGTACAACGCGTCCTTCTTCTTCGCCACCGGCTGCAAGAGTGAGTGGACCACCGACAATGACGGCAACTTCATTTCCGTCAACGACACCTTCAACTCCCCGGCGGGCCTGATCGCCGTCAAGGGAATGAAGAAGCTGGTGGATTCTCCCTTCCACCTGAGCTCCAGCCAGGGCTCTGAATTCGCCTCCAACGCCGCGATCGTCGTGACCGGCACCTGGAGCTTCGAAGAAATCAAGGGCATCCTGGGCGACAACATGGGTGTGACCGACCTGCCTTCCTTCGAAGTGGACGGCCAGGAATATCACCTGGGTTCCTTCAACGGCTGCAAACTGATGGGCGTGAAGCCGCAGGTGGATGCCGTGAAGGGCGCCGCTGTCGCGCAGCTGGCCCTGTACCTGACCAACTTTGACTGCCAGATGGAGCGGTTCAACGCGCTGGCCTGGGGTCCCTCCAATGTGAAGGCGCAGGCGGACGAAGCCGTGCAGGCCAACCCCGGCCTGGCTGCCCTGCTCAAGCAGGCTCCCTATTCTGTGCCGCAGGGCCAGATCCACGGTTCCTGGTGGGATATCGCCAAGGTCATCTCCGACGACGTGAAGGAAGCCGAAGATGAAGCGGGCCTGCAGGCCGCCCTGGACAACTACTACAACAAGATCGCTTCCCTGTTCACGCTGGACAACAACGCGCTGCTCTTCGTGGGCGCCTGGAACGGCTGGAACAATGCGGATGATACCGACACCTACTACCTGAAGGACGGCGCTGTGACGCTGGAAGTTCCTCAGAGTGACTACATGGGCGGCCGTATCGTGAACCCCGGCAAGTGGGACAGCGACAAGGGCTTCCTGCAGGTTACCGAAGGCAAGGAACTGATCCAGGATCTGGGCGAGGACATCGGCGACAACAACATCGTCTTCCTGGCCCCCGGCACCTACACCGTGACCTGGGACGGCGCTGCCATCACCATCGCGCAGAACTGA